The Trueperaceae bacterium DNA segment AGTGAGCGTAGTGGACGCAGCCCGACTCCTGATGATCGACATCTCCGGACCGCGCCTCATCCCGGAGGAGCGGGCCTTCCTGTCGGAGCGGCGTCCCGGCGGAGTCTGCCTGTTCGGGCGCAACGTCGTCGACCGCTACCAGGTCGCCGAACTCGTGGCCGAGCTGCGTTCACTGGCGGGAGCCGACCTGCTCGTGGCCGTCGACCAGGAGGGGGGTGGGGTGGTCCGCATCCCTGATCTGCCCTACCCGCCCAGTGCCATGGCCCTCGGAGCCGCAGATGACACCAGCCTGACCCACGATGTGGCCGCCGCCACCGGAAAGGGGCTGCGGGCGGTCGGGATCAACGTTGACTTCGCCCCGGTGGCCGACGTCAACTCCAACCCGGCCAATCCGGTGATCGCCGACCGCTCCTTCGGCGCGGACCCGCAGCACGTCGCTCGCCACGTGGCCGCGTTCGTGACGGGCCTGCAGTCGGCGGGGGTGGCAGCTACGCTCAAGCACTTCCCCGGCCACGGCGATGTCGACGTCGACTCGCACCTCGACCTGCCCACGCTGGAGAAGACCCCGGAGATGCTCGAGCGACTCGAGTGGCTCCCGTTCCAGGCGGGGATGGACGCCGGTGCCGCGGCCGTCATGACCGCCCACATCCTGCTTCCGGCGGTCGATGCTGAGCTGCCCGGTACTCTCTCTCCGGCCGTTTCCGGTGCGCTGCTGCGGCAGCGGCTGGGCTTCGGTGGGGTCGTTTTCAGCGACGCCCTCGAGATGAAGGCGATCGCCGATCGCTGGAAGGCACCCGAGGCGGCCGTGCTGGCGATCGCTGCGGGCGTCGACATGGCTGCTCAGGTCGGTCCGCTGACGACCCACCGGCAGACCG contains these protein-coding regions:
- the nagZ gene encoding beta-N-acetylhexosaminidase produces the protein MDAARLLMIDISGPRLIPEERAFLSERRPGGVCLFGRNVVDRYQVAELVAELRSLAGADLLVAVDQEGGGVVRIPDLPYPPSAMALGAADDTSLTHDVAAATGKGLRAVGINVDFAPVADVNSNPANPVIADRSFGADPQHVARHVAAFVTGLQSAGVAATLKHFPGHGDVDVDSHLDLPTLEKTPEMLERLEWLPFQAGMDAGAAAVMTAHILLPAVDAELPGTLSPAVSGALLRQRLGFGGVVFSDALEMKAIADRWKAPEAAVLAIAAGVDMAAQVGPLTTHRQTVVALEEALAQGRLDEVKLKDSLARLERLSNAFPGIGADLAAAFPEGAEERLRDAARLGSVAIGDLPHLSRGSRVVLVAAGASRQSAATQATVRPAAGLAGELRELGAEVAEIEYRRGEADSAAEAALRAANGRDLLIFASTSRTALGADEQALAMRLARQAPRFLHLALWNPFAVNVVPGPALITFGWRARSLRAAALALFGELVVTGSPPVRLEPARLA